The sequence tttcctattttaacAGCTTTGAAGTCTACTTATGTTCACTTTGCAAATGTAAGGGTTTCATCACTCTCAATAATTTTCCTTTCTGCTTCTATGCAGGAAGCTACCTTGGCTGTTGCTGCGGTGGAGAGGAAGAACAGAGAACGGAGAGGTGCTGCCCATGGTGCTTCTCCAACAAAGAGTAGAAACAGTTCTTCTCGTAAGTTAGCTCATAGTATGGAGCTGCACCGAATATGCAGTGGTTCTGGTGTTTGTTGAAGTGTAATATAATGGAATCGAAAAGTTTCTTGCAAATGGAGGCATCTGTGAATgctttaatgattattttgtgTAATATAGTGGGAAATGAACTTACAATTTTTGCAGGAGAAAGCATTTTTCGTATTGGCTTAGTTCGCTACAAAATGGACTCTTCAAAGCAGACTCTTCAGAGGATATCAGGTGGTCCTTTATTGATCTTTTCGTTGTTCATGTTTTAGGTTCGTTGTTTGAAATAGAAATTGATTTTATCTACACTTTGGGCTTTGGATGCCTCTAGTTATTTTTTGCTTTGGGCATTATTAACTTGGTCTATGCCACCAAATTGGTGTTTAATAAgcgaagaaaatgatttgtaggTGATGAATCATCATGCTCTGGGGCccttcaaaaagaaaaggatgccaAGAAGTCATATGTTCCAAGGAGATTAATGATTGGGAAAGATGAGTACGTCTTTGTTTACATTGTTTTGCATAACTTTAATTTCTGGTCGAGAAAGTAGTATATTGTAAACTGCTGATCTGTTAGAAATTTGTAGTTTATGGTTTGGGTTACTGGGTTATAAAAGTGCtgatcacaattttttttaataccaaaacTGGCAGGTATGTGCAAATTGGCAATGGTAACCAGCTTATAAGAGATCCCAAGAAGCGAACTCGCATTTTGGCCAGTGAAAAAGTTCGATGGAGTTTGCACACCACAAGATCACGATTGGCTAGAAAGAGAAAGTACTGTCAGTTTTTCACAAGATTTGGGAAATGCAACAAAGATGATGGAAAATGTCCCTTCATTCATGATTCCTCCAAAATTGCAGTCTGCACAAAGTTTCTGAATGGCTTATGTTTCAATCCTGAATGCAAATTGACTCATAAGGTTGATAGAAGATCCAATCAAAAGAACTTAACGTCCCTGTTTCAAATGGCTGATTTGCTTTTGTTGACATTCCAccttgattttgtttcttttgcagGTCATTCCGGAAAGGATGCCTGATTGCTCTTACTTTTTGCAAGGTGCTCCTCCCTTCCCCCTTCTATTATGCTTTTGTATAATCTATTGGTGATAATGTAGGAATGTGAGAAATTTTCTGGCAGGCCTTTGCACCAATAAAGTCTGCCCTTATAGACATGTGCGTGTCAATCCTAATGCTTCTATCTGCGAAGGATATCTCAGGGGCTATTGTGCCGATGCCAATGAGGTATTGGCATATTCTTTATATTCAAGTAACTTCTTGTTATTGTTTGACTTTTGATGAATAAGTAGCTCTATTTCGTTCAGAGGAGAAAAACATGTGCCAGTTGCTGCTAAAATGATTTACATTACTGCATACAGTAAGATTACAgggacattaaaacaatattctGCCCATTGCTACAAGATGAGATGCTCTCCATTTACCCTTAAACACCCAGTGATGAAGCTCCTCTAATAACCATTAtcatctgttttttctttttctggtaACAGATGTCGTGATACCAATCATGCTGAACTTTCAAAACCCTGACATCTAACAGAATAGCTTTTCTTGAACTGACCTTTTTAAATTATGGATAAAACGTCTGGTACCCTTACAACCATGCTCTTAAGTTAAGACATTTGACATCACCATATTGTGAGCAATGACCATGGTGCTGTGTGAGCTAAGGAACCAAAACTCAAAGCTTAGATGGTTGCCCTTCATGTGATTTTATCTTTAGGTCTGCCTCATCAACCTGATCTTCCTTTCCTCAAAACTACAGGCTGACACAAGCTGTTCCTGGCCATTGCTATAAGATTATCCAATTGATTTGGCTTTGGGATAAACAAGTTTTTAGAATATTTGCTTGATATTATTTATGATGATCTCTTAgagagagaatatatatatatatatatatattttattttttttaatgcttgataactctctctccccctctccctccctctctgtGCACACACTTCACACAAGCTGTAAGTGTAAATGCAATATAACTCTGCTATACAGTGTCTGAAGAAGCACAGCTACGTCTGCCCCTCCTATGAAGCAACAGGATCCTGTCCACAAGGATCCAAATGCAAGCTACACCATCCTAAGAACCgaagcaaggaaaagaaaagcaagcgATCACGAGATAACAATGTTCAAGGGCGATATTTTGGTTTGATGCACACCAGCACTACTGAGCTGAGAAATCCAGTGCCCGGAAAACTCAATGTGCTAGATAATGATGCTATTTCTTTCAAAGGAAGCATTGCTGATTATATCAGCCTTGATGTTATTGATGAAGTGGTAGAAAATACCATTCCAGCAGATGAGCACACAGCACTTGGTGATAGTGATCCTTTGGAATTGCAATTAGGTGATCTTGATGAGCTAATTAAACCTGTCCGTATAATGGACATCTGACGCTAAGATCACTGGTAGCTCAAATGTGAAGCACCGAGTTTGTGCGATTTATGAAGTCAATTGTACATAAGGTAGATCAGGTTTTAGCATATTCTGATTCCTTCATTGAGCAATAGAATGGTCGAGGAAAGTAGGGAAATGATTTTGATGAGGTTACACTGATTTTGATGAGCTTGTAACCTTCTGTGCCTGTGCATGGTGTATTTGTTAGTTTTCTATTCGGAACAGGAACTGCAATGGTAAATCCATCTGTTTtctcaacttttaatttcttttttcatatatagtttatttatttatttataggaatGCAATTTGTGGCTTCCGTTGTGTACATAATACGTGTAATAATTCATTAATGAAAGGATGCTGCCAAGCTTTTGAACTACAAAGAATGAGGTGGGGCGTGTTTGTCTTTCCAATTTCTCTAATGCTGTTCTTTCCATGTTCTTTTGGTCCAACAATTCAACCGTTATCCCCATGGAGGTTGAAAGTGCTGTGCTTAAGAAGCTATGGCCCTGCGTGTAGGCGTGGCTCTGAAGTTGAACTTGCATGAGCTTGAATGAGTCGTGaatctttttcaaatttaattgctGGAAAGCAAGGGGAGCCCTCGCTGTTCCAAAAATTTCATATTTGTATTGAGATATTCTATGTTCTTTTTTTGCACGTCTGAGTTGTAGGaccattttcaaaattaactttaatgACGACTTTGAAAAAcacatgaaataatttttaatgatataaattattgaatacAACATGTGTTTCTCATTCAaaattctcttctttttatttattcattttttcttatttgacaaagccatgaattattattattattattttttatcaatagcatgtatttttgaataaaaacttaaagcaaataaaataggAATCTGTAagaattctaataatttaaatttagaagGAAAAGATGTAATTTTTTGAGCAAAActctctttttgttatttattttatttccatgaaaaatttttgtttacttATTATaagaatggttttttttttatataaaaacttatcATAATATGTGAATCAATtttcaacaaagaaataaaaaaataataccttgattatttttatgtgattgtatgaaaaataaaagaataattaatggtacaaaacaatttaaaaaattgacaacaaaaaataaaaaaatatattttattcttattgaatattcatgtccattttttaaaaaactattatgcaCATTAGTTTcatgtataattattaaaaaaaattaaaaatatagccATTAAAATCCCTAatcttattgaaaaaaatatgaacggTGCAAGTTATTGGTAATAATAGTCTTTGAGAGACGGGCATTTTCAGgccaggaaaaaaataaaaacatatcaattaaattgttttgaacgtccaagaaaatgatgaagatggaCAAGAGTGTTTCTAATCCATTAAAGTACAAGTACAGTTTAGGGGGCAAAAAAGTCTAGAAATAGaggaaaataaatagaaatacaaGAGAGTGCTTGCTGCAGCTTAATTTGTGGCAGCCAATTTTCTGCTTTTCTTCACCACAGACCTTGGAAGCTTCAATAAAACAAGTCCTATCTTATCCAGAAAATAAATGGACTGGAAAGCAATTCTCAGAGAGGCTAGCAAACAAAGAGCTCATTGAGTTTGATTACTGTTAGATTTAGCAATGGCAGCATCTTCCTCCTACATGGCTTGTGCAAAGTTCTCCATGCTGAGCTGGCTTGGAGGCGGAGGAGAACTGAAAATGAGACGCGTAACCTCCATTTCAGCTCAGCAGCGAGCTGAAGTCCAAGAATCACAAGAAGTGAACGCgcaagaagaagagagagtgaaGCAACCAGTACAACCAAGACCAGTGGAACCACAGGTTAACGTGAAGAGCAAGAACATGGGCAGGGAATATGGAGGGCAGTGGCTCAGTAGCGTCACACGGCACGTGAGGATCTATGCTGCTTACATTGACCCAGAAACCTGTGAGTTCGATCAAACTCAGACGGATAAGCTCACCCTTATCCTCGATCCTACAGATGAGTTCGTTTGGACAGATGAGACTTGCTACAAGGTTTACTCCTACTTCCAAGAGCTCGTGGATCACTACGAGGTAATTCTACCGAGTAATTGagataacaattgttttttaaaatattttttatcattttagaaGCATATTCAaactgcaataccaaacaccgGACGGGACTTAATCAAAGAGTATGCCAATCCAAGTTGGTACCTCTAGTGATATAACAATCTCTCTATTTATCATCCCAAACGCATCAAAAAGCCATCCCAGACAACATCAAGTTCAGACTGCTAACAGGCCTCTAGTCCACAGGATTAACATGATCTCCATCCAACAGCACCAATACCTCTGAAGCAAACTcattggcttttgttttttttacgaCAAGCAACTCTGAAGCAAAGGATACTAGGGAACATAGGAACTACCCACATCTATATCAATCTCTTAAAGGAAAATACGTTCTGTAAAGTTCAGTCTAGGGTGATCTAGTGGAACCCTGTTTTGCCTTGCTGAACACTAATGTCTGATGTGGAAACAGGGAGCCCCGTTGACAGAATACACACTGCGGCTGATTGGTTCAGATATAGAACACTACATAAGGAAGCTGCTATACGATGGAGAAATCAAATACAACATGAATGCAAGGGTGCTGAATTTCAGCATGGGGAAACCACGCATTCTATTTAACAACGATGGTCAGCTGCAGGATGTATAATCACAAGATACAGATAGGGTGGCCACACAAATGTATGATGTTGTGATTTGGTATGTTTGAATACAGTTTCTTCCTCATGGCTATCTCCACGAGCTAATCATGCATAAATGCTGAGAGGATAGTGACGAAGAGAGGTGCACAAACTCAAATGCAGATGCAATGCAGTTTCAAATCTTCTAGACCCACCCCACAAGTCTACATCTGCCAAAGATCTCCATACTCCCTTTCGTTATAAGGcttttcaagaatttttgtTAGTTCCTCTCTAAATTTACCAGAAACTCCATTGTCCCTCCAATCCTCATCCCTCATTTGCCAATCATATATAGAACATGGAAAGCATATTAGTTTCAGCTGTTAGAATTGTGATAACATGAATAATTTTATAGCAGACAAAATGGtacataaagaaaagaaaggattgGAGCAGGAAAAGATGCATTACCTCTAAAATGCATCCTTTTGAAATCACAAATGGAGTATCATTTCCATCAAAAAATTGATTGGTGTCCGTGAAAATCACCTCAGAATCAGATGAACTCTGTTCACTCTCTTCATATAAAACTCCTTTTCCACTTTTGAGGTGCAAATACCACATACCCACCATCTTTTttacaagaattcaaaaacaattggTTACTATGATCCACCATATCCACATTCATCTCACATTTGCGTTTACAATTTGTTGAACTAGGACCTTGTGGGCTAGGCTTTTTACTTGCATGCCCATTAGCTCCACATGGAACTGCATTCAAGGACTGCCTTTTGAATTCCCTTTCAACAGCCAAATTCCCCCTTTCTTTGGCTGAAAAatccttcatttttctttgagttTCCATCCTAAAATTCTCCATATCCAAATGCATCTTGCGTTTGCGCTTGCAAATATTCAAACGAATAGTTTCTTGACTATGCCATTTCCTTGCATGTACATTTTCTCTGCAAGAAACAGGATCCATGGATTCCTTTCTCGCCTTGCTTATAACTGCCGAAACCTTTCTTTGTGTGGATGGAACAGCCCctgattttctttgattttctgttCTGATTCACCATTGTCAATTTCACCTTGTGTTTGTGCTTCAAATTAGTCAAACCAAGAACTTCTGGACTAGGCCTTTTACTTGCACATTCAATTGCTCTAGAAGAGGTATGATCCACAGTTTCCACGTTCAAATTGCTTTCAACTGCCGAAACCTTTCTTTATCTGGATTGAATGGGACTTCCCTCAATACTGTTTGGGCCATATCCAATTTAATCTCGTGTTGGCGCTTGCAATTAGTTGTGCCAAGAGCTTCTAGACTAGGCCTTGCAAGCACGTCCATCCGCCTTGCATTCACATCTTCCTTTTTCATCTTGCTTTCAACCACTGAAACCTTCCTTTCCCTTGCTGGAACATCCCCCAATTTTCTCGGAGCTTCCACTCTCTCTTTCATCGTATCGCTCCTAGCTTCCATTCTCTCACTTATCGGATCAATCTTCAATAATTTCCTAGTTCCTGTGTTCTTGCTCTTTGGACAGTCCTTCTCAGTGTCTGGTTTCTGAATGTGACACCGATCATATGCCCCATCTTGTGAAGCATAACTAACAGTTACTGTTATCTCATTCATAAATGAAATCTCAAGAACACATGATTTCACATCCTGTCTATAATTATCCCAGAACATCTTATAGCCAGGTTCCTCGTCATTATCAGCACCATCACCTAGAGACCCATCATCTGCATTATTACCATCATCCCCTGCTTCTTCACCAACAATGCCATTATTGAGATGCCCATCATCAACAATATCATTATCTCCAACCCTAGCATCATCTCTACCAACATCACCTTTCCCAAGACTACCAAAACCATCAGCCAGAGAAAAAGGAGTAGCATCACC is a genomic window of Populus alba chromosome 5, ASM523922v2, whole genome shotgun sequence containing:
- the LOC118029268 gene encoding NAD(P)H-quinone oxidoreductase subunit M, chloroplastic is translated as MAASSSYMACAKFSMLSWLGGGGELKMRRVTSISAQQRAEVQESQEVNAQEEERVKQPVQPRPVEPQVNVKSKNMGREYGGQWLSSVTRHVRIYAAYIDPETCEFDQTQTDKLTLILDPTDEFVWTDETCYKVYSYFQELVDHYEGAPLTEYTLRLIGSDIEHYIRKLLYDGEIKYNMNARVLNFSMGKPRILFNNDGQLQDV